A genomic region of Staphylococcus roterodami contains the following coding sequences:
- a CDS encoding diglucosyl diacylglycerol synthase, with product MVTQNKKILIITGSFGNGHMQVTQSIVNQLNDMNLDHLSVIEHDLFMEAHPILTSICKKWYINSFKYFRNMYKGFYYSRPDKLDKCFYKYYGLNKLINLLIKEKPDLILLTFPTPVMSVLTEQFNINIPVATVMTDYRLHKNWITPHSTRYYVATKETKQDFVNVGIDPTSIKVTGIPIDNKFEMPINQKQWLSKSNLDPEKQTILMSAGAFGVSKGFDTMITDILTKSANAQVVMICGKSKELKRSLSAKFKTNDNVLILGYTKHMNEWMASSQLMITKPGGITITEGFARCIPMIFLNPAPGQELENALYFEEKGFGKIANTPEEAIKIVAHLTNGNDQLSQMINTMEQDKIEYATQKICNDLLDLIGHSSQPQEIYGKVPLYARFFVK from the coding sequence ATGGTTACTCAAAATAAAAAGATATTGATTATTACTGGCTCGTTCGGTAACGGTCATATGCAAGTTACTCAAAGTATCGTTAATCAACTTAATGATATGAATTTAGACCATTTAAGCGTTATCGAGCACGATTTATTTATGGAAGCTCATCCAATTTTGACTTCTATTTGCAAAAAATGGTATATCAATAGCTTTAAATATTTTAGAAATATGTATAAAGGGTTTTATTACAGCCGCCCAGATAAATTAGATAAATGTTTTTACAAATATTATGGCCTTAACAAACTAATAAATTTATTGATAAAAGAAAAGCCAGATTTAATTTTGTTGACGTTCCCTACTCCAGTCATGTCAGTTTTGACTGAACAATTTAATATCAATATTCCAGTCGCAACAGTAATGACAGATTATCGCTTACATAAAAACTGGATTACGCCACATTCAACGAGATATTACGTTGCAACCAAAGAAACGAAACAAGACTTTGTAAATGTAGGTATAGATCCTACTTCAATCAAAGTAACCGGTATTCCAATTGATAACAAATTTGAAATGCCAATAAATCAAAAGCAATGGTTATCTAAAAGCAATTTAGATCCTGAAAAGCAAACAATTTTAATGTCTGCTGGAGCCTTTGGTGTATCTAAAGGCTTTGACACGATGATAACTGATATTTTAACTAAAAGTGCGAATGCACAAGTAGTTATGATCTGTGGTAAAAGCAAAGAGTTGAAACGTTCTCTTTCAGCTAAATTTAAGACAAATGATAATGTATTAATCTTAGGTTATACCAAACATATGAACGAATGGATGGCATCGAGTCAACTCATGATTACAAAACCAGGAGGCATTACAATAACAGAGGGCTTCGCTCGCTGTATTCCAATGATTTTCCTAAATCCAGCACCTGGTCAAGAACTTGAAAATGCCCTCTACTTTGAAGAAAAAGGATTTGGCAAAATAGCAAATACACCAGAAGAAGCAATAAAGATTGTAGCACATTTAACGAATGGTAATGACCAGCTTTCCCAAATGATTAATACAATGGAGCAAGATAAAATTGAGTATGCTACACAAAAAATTTGTAATGATTTACTCGATTTAATTGGTCATTCATCACAACCACAAGAAATTTATGGAAAGGTACCTTTATATGCAAGATTCTTCGTTAAATAA
- a CDS encoding IS30 family transposase gives MQSCIGPHFVNERKEYGHYEIDTILSKRPSLACLVTIIERKTRYLYACRLDSRCSKSVCDAIVELMRDLSPKTITVDRGKEFSNYLLLESELNCRVYFSDPGCPGQRGSIENVNGLLRQYFPKGTDFKDISDDALYKAVERINTRPRAVLNYLTSEEVIQAYR, from the coding sequence GTGCAATCATGTATCGGCCCACATTTCGTAAATGAGCGTAAAGAATATGGGCATTATGAAATTGATACGATTTTAAGTAAGCGTCCTTCTCTTGCTTGTTTGGTTACAATTATAGAACGTAAAACAAGGTATTTGTATGCTTGTCGGTTAGATTCAAGATGTTCAAAAAGTGTATGTGATGCGATTGTTGAATTAATGCGTGATTTAAGCCCAAAAACAATTACTGTAGATAGAGGTAAAGAATTTTCTAATTACTTATTGTTAGAAAGCGAACTTAATTGTCGTGTGTATTTTAGTGACCCTGGTTGCCCTGGTCAAAGAGGTTCGATTGAAAATGTGAATGGCTTGTTACGTCAATATTTTCCGAAAGGTACAGATTTTAAAGATATTTCTGATGATGCATTATATAAAGCTGTGGAAAGAATAAATACAAGACCGCGTGCAGTATTGAATTATTTAACGAGTGAGGAAGTCATTCAAGCGTATCGCTAA
- a CDS encoding cell division protein FtsK, with protein sequence MAMNEIALFKGVRIQPYFKYIDFIFAGVFAFIFLAYRILMLWQGYIGQQKALDVVEVYQYFKPHFLYLVIGTLVIFIIAKLFAQLVLRFREKDLAEMIETQGFHNRTVIKKTTEYLDIDYKKTEYDYYPTLFYKRRRKTFVIHVKKDGSRFQDDYLELESIIEPMFNCELVEKRHIGRYLRYEFMPLKYKKRIVMEGTEAPETTYYDTKIYITHQILWDFVKAPHALITGVTGGGKTYFLFYMIRELFKRDAEVRLLDPKVSDLSFMKNVIGAEKVADTKGQIFKQLREANEEMEHRFRMMSESEHYQLGSNFRNFDLPPYFVIFDEVTAFTSTLDKKELQEMNDYLINIIMKGRQAGVFMFLTAQRPDADVIKGNVRDQLGLRVSMGNLSADGYRMTFGQTDKDFQPIHESDIGRGYISILGQYNEPILFDAPLMEQYDFVADVKQILNKE encoded by the coding sequence ATGGCAATGAATGAAATTGCCTTATTTAAAGGTGTACGTATTCAACCTTATTTTAAATATATTGATTTTATTTTTGCGGGTGTGTTCGCATTTATCTTTTTAGCCTATCGAATATTAATGTTATGGCAAGGTTATATTGGTCAACAAAAAGCTTTAGATGTGGTTGAAGTCTATCAGTACTTTAAGCCACATTTTTTATATCTTGTGATTGGTACCTTGGTTATTTTTATTATCGCAAAATTATTTGCGCAACTTGTTTTAAGATTTCGTGAAAAAGATTTGGCTGAAATGATTGAAACACAAGGCTTTCATAATCGCACAGTGATTAAGAAAACAACAGAGTATTTAGATATTGATTATAAGAAAACAGAATATGATTATTATCCAACATTGTTTTATAAACGTAGACGTAAAACATTTGTGATACATGTAAAAAAAGATGGTTCACGTTTTCAAGACGACTATTTAGAATTAGAATCAATCATTGAACCGATGTTTAATTGTGAGCTTGTTGAGAAGCGTCATATTGGACGTTATTTGAGATATGAGTTTATGCCTCTTAAATATAAAAAACGTATCGTTATGGAAGGTACAGAAGCACCAGAGACAACTTATTATGATACGAAGATTTATATTACACATCAAATCCTTTGGGATTTTGTGAAAGCACCACATGCTTTAATTACTGGTGTGACCGGTGGCGGTAAAACGTACTTTTTATTCTATATGATTAGAGAATTATTTAAGCGTGATGCAGAAGTACGATTATTAGACCCGAAAGTATCTGATTTATCATTTATGAAAAATGTGATCGGTGCTGAAAAAGTGGCAGATACGAAAGGTCAAATTTTTAAACAATTGAGAGAAGCCAATGAAGAAATGGAACATCGCTTTAGAATGATGAGTGAAAGCGAACATTATCAATTAGGCAGTAATTTTAGAAACTTTGATTTACCACCCTATTTTGTGATTTTTGATGAAGTGACAGCGTTCACGTCTACTTTAGATAAAAAAGAACTTCAAGAAATGAATGATTATTTAATCAACATCATTATGAAAGGTCGTCAAGCTGGTGTATTTATGTTTTTAACAGCACAGCGACCTGATGCAGATGTGATTAAAGGTAATGTACGTGACCAATTAGGTTTGCGTGTATCAATGGGTAATTTGTCAGCTGACGGTTATCGTATGACCTTTGGTCAAACAGATAAAGACTTTCAACCGATTCATGAATCAGATATTGGACGTGGTTATATTTCAATACTTGGACAATATAATGAGCCGATTTTATTTGATGCGCCACTCATGGAACAATATGACTTTGTGGCGGATGTCAAACAAATATTAAATAAGGAGTGA
- a CDS encoding helix-turn-helix domain-containing protein, with protein MAKKRRKRRPVDLTTRLAIAKYLYDGVPIADIARLLDRDYSVILNELKRYTFDDVYDPVLAQEYASVTYNHSEEHKEKSRKLDEKSKVYIEEKLACQWSPRQIAERIEKDIGVYISYPTIYRYIREGLVKYVKKDLRQGGKKYNKSTEKRGKIKVGDRAIMYRPTFRK; from the coding sequence ATGGCTAAAAAGCGAAGAAAACGACGTCCTGTAGATTTAACTACACGTTTAGCTATTGCGAAATATCTTTATGATGGTGTTCCTATTGCAGATATAGCTAGATTATTGGATAGAGATTATTCAGTGATTTTAAATGAATTAAAGCGATATACATTTGATGATGTTTATGACCCTGTTTTAGCACAAGAATATGCTTCGGTAACTTATAATCATTCTGAAGAACATAAAGAGAAATCTCGAAAATTAGATGAAAAATCTAAAGTATATATTGAAGAGAAATTAGCATGTCAATGGTCACCAAGACAGATAGCTGAAAGAATTGAGAAGGATATTGGTGTATATATAAGCTATCCTACTATATATCGTTATATACGTGAAGGTTTGGTCAAATATGTTAAAAAAGATTTAAGGCAAGGTGGTAAAAAATATAATAAATCTACAGAGAAGCGCGGTAAAATTAAAGTAGGCGATCGTGCAATCATGTATCGGCCCACATTTCGTAAATGA
- a CDS encoding MFS transporter has translation MQDSSLNNYANHKNFVLMLIILFLMEFARGMYILSYINFLPTVTSIAVAITSLAFSIHFIADASTNFVIGFLLKKFGTKIVLTSGFVLAFTSLFLVIWFPASPFVIIFSAMMLGVAVSPIWVIMLSSVEENKRGKQMGYVYFSWLLGLLVGMVFMNLLIKVHPTRFAFMMALVVLMAWVLYYFVDVKLTNYNTRPVKAQLRQIVDVTKRHLLLFPGILLQGAAIAALVPILPTYATKVIKVSTIEYTVAIIIGGVGCAVSMLFLSKLIDNRSRNFMYGVILSGFILYMILIFTLSVIVNIHIVWIIALAIGLMYGILLPAWNTFMARFIKSDEQEETWGVFNSIQGFGSMIGPLFGGLITQFTNNLNNTFYFSALIFLVLAIFYGSYFIANREKAK, from the coding sequence ATGCAAGATTCTTCGTTAAATAACTATGCTAACCATAAAAATTTTGTTTTAATGCTTATAATCTTATTTTTAATGGAATTTGCTAGAGGTATGTATATATTAAGTTATATTAACTTCTTACCTACTGTTACATCAATCGCTGTAGCAATTACATCTCTAGCTTTTTCAATACATTTTATTGCTGATGCATCAACCAATTTTGTCATAGGATTTTTACTCAAAAAATTTGGGACAAAAATAGTCTTAACATCTGGGTTTGTCTTAGCATTTACAAGTCTATTTTTAGTTATTTGGTTCCCAGCTTCTCCATTTGTAATCATATTTAGTGCAATGATGCTGGGTGTTGCCGTTAGCCCTATTTGGGTAATCATGTTATCAAGCGTTGAAGAAAATAAGCGCGGCAAGCAAATGGGTTATGTATACTTTTCATGGTTGTTGGGTCTTTTAGTAGGTATGGTGTTTATGAATCTACTTATCAAAGTGCACCCAACTCGCTTCGCCTTTATGATGGCGTTAGTTGTTTTAATGGCTTGGGTTTTATATTATTTTGTCGATGTGAAGTTAACAAACTATAATACCCGTCCAGTTAAAGCACAATTGAGACAAATTGTTGATGTGACCAAGCGTCATTTATTGTTGTTCCCTGGTATTCTATTGCAAGGCGCAGCAATTGCAGCCCTAGTTCCAATTTTGCCAACATATGCAACAAAAGTGATAAAAGTAAGTACTATAGAATACACTGTCGCAATCATTATTGGTGGTGTCGGCTGTGCGGTATCAATGCTATTTTTATCTAAACTTATAGATAACCGTAGCAGAAACTTTATGTATGGTGTTATACTGAGCGGTTTCATTTTATATATGATCTTAATTTTCACTCTATCGGTGATTGTTAATATTCATATTGTCTGGATTATCGCTTTAGCTATCGGTCTAATGTATGGTATCTTATTACCAGCATGGAATACCTTTATGGCACGCTTTATAAAATCAGATGAACAAGAAGAAACTTGGGGTGTTTTTAACAGCATTCAAGGATTCGGTTCAATGATTGGGCCATTATTTGGCGGATTAATTACACAATTTACCAACAATTTAAATAATACATTTTATTTCTCGGCTTTAATCTTTTTAGTCCTAGCTATATTTTATGGTAGCTACTTTATAGCAAATCGAGAAAAAGCTAAATAA
- a CDS encoding DUF4467 domain-containing protein, giving the protein MTKRFLLITLILVISTALIACGKKYDKEIEEVSKLENKSSKESQLKDTLEFKRDKSNIYVYNEGKVIALTYKSLKDSDTLWTSLYRKNETTGKYEEDYNAKPKKFMKENKPDYKEENLKE; this is encoded by the coding sequence ATGACAAAGCGATTTTTATTGATAACATTGATTTTAGTAATATCTACAGCTTTAATTGCATGTGGTAAAAAATATGATAAAGAAATTGAGGAAGTTTCTAAATTAGAGAATAAAAGTAGTAAAGAATCTCAATTAAAAGATACATTAGAGTTTAAGCGTGATAAAAGTAATATTTATGTTTATAACGAAGGTAAAGTTATTGCGTTGACTTATAAGTCTTTGAAGGATAGCGATACTTTATGGACTAGTCTATATCGTAAAAATGAAACAACAGGAAAGTATGAAGAAGATTATAACGCGAAGCCCAAGAAATTTATGAAAGAAAATAAACCAGATTATAAAGAAGAGAATTTAAAAGAATAG
- a CDS encoding CHAP domain-containing protein: protein MVNKKTVVKEVMKQTPIGIKFRLLKIGLILFCVLFFLFPVILMFVFSPEENKQTDGDMSCVGGDVKDKGIAVFEQNAKGGALEGKGKVIVKIAKKHKIPENLFMAIIASESGWGKGENATRQKNPLSVMGTKSIHDSTYPTIEAGLEAGAKNLYDVYIKEGLTTPEKIGPKYAPVGASNDPNNMNKQWIPTVKSMMKKLSDGDGAVCKSTGGKDINFSGKLLKWSNSDAGKGNLYTAGQCTWYAYGIRQKMGKPISTYWFHAQFWNDRAKEEGYKVNSKPAVGALMIAEPGAGGAPPVTGHVAVVIDVKDDKTFTVTEMNIKGPYIVSQREMKVESGISFIHDKE, encoded by the coding sequence ATGGTAAATAAAAAGACTGTTGTAAAAGAAGTGATGAAACAAACGCCGATTGGCATTAAATTTAGATTATTAAAAATTGGTCTGATATTGTTTTGTGTGTTGTTTTTCTTGTTCCCTGTGATATTGATGTTTGTATTTAGTCCAGAGGAAAACAAACAAACAGATGGTGATATGTCATGTGTGGGTGGTGATGTTAAAGATAAAGGTATTGCGGTATTTGAACAAAATGCGAAAGGTGGCGCATTAGAAGGTAAAGGGAAAGTGATTGTAAAAATTGCGAAAAAGCATAAAATACCTGAAAATTTATTTATGGCGATTATTGCGAGTGAATCTGGTTGGGGTAAAGGAGAAAATGCGACGCGTCAAAAGAATCCCTTATCTGTGATGGGTACAAAGTCGATTCATGATTCTACGTATCCAACAATTGAAGCTGGACTTGAAGCTGGCGCAAAGAATTTATATGATGTTTATATTAAAGAAGGATTAACGACACCAGAGAAAATTGGGCCTAAATATGCGCCTGTAGGTGCATCGAATGACCCGAATAATATGAATAAGCAATGGATACCAACGGTAAAATCAATGATGAAAAAATTAAGTGATGGTGATGGCGCTGTATGTAAGTCTACTGGTGGTAAAGATATTAATTTTAGTGGTAAATTGCTAAAATGGAGTAATTCAGATGCAGGTAAAGGTAATTTATATACAGCGGGTCAATGTACATGGTATGCCTATGGTATTCGTCAAAAAATGGGAAAACCGATATCGACGTATTGGTTTCATGCGCAATTTTGGAATGATAGAGCTAAAGAGGAAGGTTATAAAGTGAATAGTAAACCCGCTGTAGGTGCGTTAATGATCGCCGAGCCTGGTGCTGGTGGTGCACCGCCAGTAACAGGACATGTAGCTGTTGTGATTGATGTGAAAGATGATAAAACATTTACTGTGACAGAAATGAATATTAAAGGACCTTATATCGTATCGCAAAGAGAAATGAAAGTAGAATCTGGTATTAGCTTTATTCATGATAAGGAGTAG
- a CDS encoding YjcG family protein, which translates to MILGLALIPSKSFQEAVDSYRKRYDKQYSRIKPHVTIKAPFEIEDGDLDSVIEQVRARINGIPAVEVHATKASSFKPTNNVIYFKVAKTDDLEELFNRFNGEDFYGEAEHVFVPHFTIAQGLSSQEFEDIFGQVALAGVDHKEIIDELTLLRFDDDEDKWKVIETFKLA; encoded by the coding sequence ATGATTTTAGGATTAGCATTAATTCCATCAAAGTCATTTCAAGAAGCGGTGGATTCTTACCGTAAAAGATATGATAAACAGTATTCACGAATTAAACCACATGTGACAATTAAAGCGCCATTTGAAATTGAAGATGGTGATTTAGATTCTGTCATTGAACAGGTTAGAGCTCGTATTAATGGTATTCCAGCAGTAGAAGTACATGCTACAAAAGCTTCTAGCTTCAAACCAACGAACAATGTGATTTACTTTAAAGTTGCGAAAACGGACGACTTAGAAGAATTGTTTAATCGCTTTAATGGAGAAGATTTCTATGGTGAAGCTGAACATGTTTTTGTGCCACACTTTACAATAGCACAAGGACTATCTAGCCAAGAATTCGAAGATATTTTTGGTCAAGTAGCGTTAGCTGGGGTAGACCATAAAGAAATTATCGATGAATTAACTTTGTTACGTTTTGACGATGACGAAGATAAATGGAAAGTTATTGAAACGTTTAAATTAGCTTAA